One part of the Chryseobacterium mulctrae genome encodes these proteins:
- a CDS encoding DUF1543 domain-containing protein, with protein MKLFYIILGATPKGRNIEQHDVFFGIAENLKDLVQDMKDFWKEADGKIHLDCYQEVKFADGFELKIVEKGEETSENQLYFINLGGYKKGYFEEFHEQHLMVGTSMADIVKKAKQTEFYKTMGFEGAVSHIDDKHGVDIDDIFNVNDILPEKMKEKYSIVLVKSDAENQENPMGLGYLKIDKIQ; from the coding sequence ATGAAGTTATTTTATATCATTCTTGGTGCAACGCCGAAAGGCAGAAATATAGAACAACATGATGTTTTCTTTGGGATTGCGGAAAATCTGAAGGATTTGGTTCAGGATATGAAAGATTTTTGGAAAGAAGCTGACGGGAAAATTCATTTAGACTGTTACCAGGAAGTGAAATTTGCTGATGGTTTTGAATTGAAGATTGTAGAAAAAGGAGAAGAAACTTCAGAAAACCAATTGTATTTTATCAATTTGGGTGGTTACAAAAAAGGTTATTTCGAAGAATTTCATGAACAACATTTAATGGTTGGAACTTCGATGGCGGATATTGTAAAAAAAGCCAAACAAACTGAATTTTATAAAACAATGGGTTTTGAAGGTGCAGTAAGTCATATCGATGACAAACATGGTGTTGATATTGATGATATTTTTAATGTCAATGATATTCTTCCCGAAAAAATGAAGGAAAAATATTCAATTGTTTTAGTTAAATCTGATGCTGAGAATCAGGAAAATCCGATGGGATTAGGATATTTGAAAATTGATAAAATTCAATAA
- a CDS encoding BspA family leucine-rich repeat surface protein gives MLKKISAFILLLFLGQFAKAQNEFITIWKPTTAINMDEIVAAPNQVLANQIWFPGVGQNYTINWEEIGYLQHNGTMSNVTSTTQVLIDFGTALNPVSDDVKYRVKISNGNGSFKQIRFGLINPNTISDPVPVFENLGSIERILEVEQWGNIQWISMYSAFVNCRNLKITATDIPNFNSVTDVSYMFYKIPGLTVSTSIANWNVSTIKNFKGMFGGVGNSNVDTFNPPINNWNISSAENLSQMFGGRQVFNQNLNGWNTSNVKDMSNLFQATKAFNQPLDNWNTSMVTNMSGMFTNAIFNQSINSWNVSNVTDISHMFHDADYFNKPLSSWNTSNVQNMSGIFAGADSFDQSLGSWDLTSLTNASLAISGAAMSCINYSTTLTGWAQNPNTPNNISLSPLLMLSYSPDVVVDRNILISKGWLMLGDTLGTCQTKEGLATSETVYLKPSIYPNPAHHAIYLKNISDAKSFIITDLSGRIIMKDSLNKDYINIQTLAPGNYILQIITKEKIQSFKFIKK, from the coding sequence ATGCTAAAAAAAATATCCGCTTTTATTCTTTTGCTGTTTTTAGGACAATTTGCAAAAGCACAAAACGAATTTATTACCATATGGAAGCCTACTACAGCTATAAATATGGATGAAATTGTTGCTGCACCCAATCAGGTTTTAGCTAATCAAATATGGTTTCCCGGAGTAGGACAAAACTATACAATAAATTGGGAAGAAATAGGCTATCTGCAACACAACGGAACGATGTCTAATGTAACTTCTACCACTCAGGTTTTAATCGATTTCGGAACCGCCTTAAACCCTGTATCTGATGATGTAAAATACAGAGTAAAAATAAGTAATGGAAACGGAAGTTTTAAACAGATTCGTTTTGGCTTAATAAATCCCAATACGATATCAGACCCAGTGCCAGTATTTGAAAATTTAGGAAGCATAGAAAGAATTCTTGAAGTTGAACAATGGGGAAATATTCAGTGGATATCGATGTACAGCGCATTCGTAAACTGCAGAAATTTGAAAATCACTGCAACAGACATCCCAAATTTCAATAGCGTCACCGATGTTTCATATATGTTTTATAAAATACCTGGGCTTACTGTAAGTACATCTATTGCCAATTGGAATGTTTCTACCATTAAAAACTTTAAAGGCATGTTTGGCGGGGTAGGTAATTCAAATGTTGATACCTTTAATCCTCCAATTAACAATTGGAATATCTCATCAGCTGAAAATTTGAGTCAGATGTTTGGAGGAAGACAGGTATTTAATCAAAATCTTAACGGTTGGAATACATCAAACGTAAAAGATATGAGTAATTTATTTCAGGCAACTAAAGCTTTTAACCAACCTTTAGATAATTGGAATACTTCAATGGTTACCAATATGTCTGGTATGTTTACTAATGCTATTTTTAATCAATCTATTAACAGCTGGAATGTATCTAATGTAACTGATATTTCACATATGTTTCATGATGCAGATTATTTTAACAAACCTTTGTCATCTTGGAACACAAGTAATGTTCAAAATATGAGCGGAATATTTGCCGGTGCAGACAGCTTTGATCAAAGCCTTGGAAGTTGGGATCTAACTTCGCTTACCAATGCAAGTCTTGCCATAAGCGGAGCAGCAATGAGCTGTATTAATTACAGTACGACCCTTACAGGATGGGCACAAAATCCAAATACACCCAACAATATTTCGCTGTCTCCATTACTGATGCTTTCTTATTCGCCGGATGTCGTTGTAGACAGAAATATCCTCATCAGTAAAGGATGGTTAATGCTCGGAGACACCTTGGGAACTTGTCAAACGAAAGAAGGTCTTGCAACTTCCGAGACGGTTTATCTAAAGCCTTCTATTTATCCCAACCCTGCCCATCATGCTATTTATTTAAAAAATATATCCGATGCCAAAAGCTTTATTATAACAGATCTTAGTGGCAGAATAATAATGAAAGATTCATTAAACAAAGATTATATCAATATTCAGACTCTCGCTCCCGGAAATTATATTTTACAAATCATTACAAAAGAAAAAATACAATCCTTCAAATTCATCAAAAAATAA
- a CDS encoding BspA family leucine-rich repeat surface protein — MLKKFLPLFFLVIFHLLKAQNEFITIWKPSGVNAAITTYVTASSQSSANQIWFPGTGTNYTIQWEEINYPQHNGTLTNITSAGQILIDFGTPINPTPNQATYRLKISNGNGVFSKIQFASFTLDPNGAKIWSHLGNSDKILAISQWGNIQWTSMFNAFSHCQSLQLTATDTPNLSNVENASHLFFNTSSFTGNPSMAHWDTSHVKDFSFMFAHKNIYQLADTFNPPIENWNTSAATNFKSLFENRKVFNQNLNSWNTSSVTNMSAMFSGCYTFNQPLNNWNTSNVTDMSLMFHAMLNFNQPLNTWNTSNVINMSHMFEGCTVFNQPLNSWNTSNAINMSHMFAECTAFNQPLDNWNTLNVTDMSAMFHLIPNFNQPLNSWNTSKVTNISHMFHNCTAFNQPLDNWDTSKVTEMNIFLQGATSFNQTLASWNLPLLTAALLAITQTGIDCTNYSDTISGWADNPNTANNINLGPLMNLTYTSTIINKRNILINKGWIFTGDLAGECEKLAVNENTLKNSLSIYPNPTSDFIYLNNAKDAKSYIITDFSGRIILKDYLAKDVINIQSLIPGSYILQIIANKNIENFKFIKK, encoded by the coding sequence ATGCTTAAAAAGTTTTTACCCCTTTTTTTCTTAGTTATTTTTCATTTACTAAAAGCACAGAACGAATTTATCACCATCTGGAAACCGAGTGGTGTAAATGCAGCAATTACAACCTATGTAACCGCATCATCCCAATCATCTGCAAACCAGATTTGGTTTCCGGGGACAGGAACAAACTATACCATTCAATGGGAAGAAATAAATTACCCTCAGCATAATGGTACTTTAACGAATATAACATCTGCCGGTCAAATTTTAATCGATTTTGGAACACCGATAAATCCAACTCCAAATCAGGCGACTTATCGCCTAAAAATAAGTAATGGAAATGGAGTTTTTAGTAAAATACAATTTGCTTCTTTCACCTTAGACCCAAATGGAGCTAAAATCTGGTCTCATCTTGGTAATTCAGACAAGATTCTTGCGATATCGCAATGGGGTAATATACAATGGACTTCGATGTTTAATGCATTTTCACATTGTCAAAGCTTACAGTTAACTGCTACAGATACTCCGAATTTATCAAATGTTGAAAATGCTTCACACCTATTTTTTAACACCAGCAGTTTTACTGGAAATCCTTCAATGGCACACTGGGATACTTCTCATGTAAAAGATTTCAGCTTTATGTTTGCTCATAAAAATATCTATCAACTTGCAGATACATTTAACCCTCCCATTGAAAATTGGAATACCTCTGCAGCCACAAATTTTAAATCACTATTTGAAAACAGAAAAGTTTTTAATCAAAATTTAAATTCCTGGAATACCTCAAGTGTTACTAATATGAGTGCGATGTTTTCAGGCTGTTACACTTTCAATCAGCCTCTTAATAACTGGAATACTTCAAATGTTACAGATATGTCTCTTATGTTTCATGCTATGCTTAACTTCAATCAACCTTTAAATACTTGGAATACTTCAAATGTTATCAATATGAGTCATATGTTTGAGGGCTGTACTGTCTTTAATCAACCTCTTAATAGTTGGAACACCTCAAATGCTATCAATATGAGCCATATGTTTGCTGAATGTACAGCATTCAATCAACCTCTTGATAATTGGAATACCTTAAATGTTACAGATATGAGTGCTATGTTTCATTTGATTCCTAATTTTAATCAACCCCTGAACAGTTGGAACACTTCAAAAGTTACCAATATATCTCATATGTTCCATAACTGTACAGCATTTAATCAACCCTTAGACAATTGGGACACAAGCAAGGTAACTGAGATGAATATTTTTTTGCAAGGTGCAACATCTTTTAATCAAACATTAGCAAGCTGGAATCTTCCACTTCTTACAGCTGCTTTGCTAGCAATTACCCAAACAGGAATAGACTGTACCAATTACAGTGATACTATTTCAGGATGGGCAGATAACCCTAATACAGCAAATAATATTAATTTAGGTCCTCTTATGAATCTTACTTATACATCAACCATTATCAACAAGAGAAATATTCTTATTAATAAAGGATGGATTTTTACCGGAGATCTTGCAGGTGAATGTGAAAAGCTTGCAGTGAATGAAAACACACTAAAAAACAGTCTTTCAATTTATCCTAATCCGACATCAGATTTTATTTATTTAAATAATGCTAAAGATGCAAAAAGTTATATTATTACAGATTTCAGTGGAAGAATTATATTGAAAGATTATTTGGCTAAAGATGTTATAAATATCCAAAGTCTTATCCCTGGAAGTTATATTTTACAGATTATAGCAAATAAAAATATTGAGAATTTTAAATTTATTAAAAAGTAA
- a CDS encoding HugZ family pyridoxamine 5'-phosphate oxidase — protein MNHTNTQEEAQRQAKPLAPKVKELVERTKSIILATVDTEGTPNSSYAPFVQIEDTFYILVSFMAKHTKNLADGRKTSIMFIEDESATKQIYARERLTIEASTSQVERDSETWNTVVAQLKETHGKVVDVISEMKDFILIGLHPTKGSYVNGFGSAYFVDENLEIMEHRNDQNHQSK, from the coding sequence ATGAATCATACAAATACTCAGGAAGAAGCTCAAAGACAGGCAAAACCTCTTGCACCTAAAGTAAAAGAATTGGTAGAAAGAACTAAAAGCATCATTTTGGCAACAGTAGATACTGAAGGAACGCCTAATTCTAGCTATGCTCCTTTTGTACAGATAGAAGATACTTTTTATATTTTAGTTTCTTTCATGGCAAAACATACCAAAAATCTTGCAGACGGAAGAAAAACTTCTATTATGTTTATCGAAGATGAGTCTGCAACAAAGCAAATTTATGCAAGAGAAAGATTAACGATTGAAGCTTCTACTTCTCAGGTTGAAAGAGATTCTGAAACCTGGAATACTGTAGTTGCTCAATTAAAAGAAACTCACGGGAAAGTAGTGGATGTAATTTCTGAAATGAAAGATTTTATCTTAATCGGTCTTCATCCAACAAAAGGTTCTTATGTAAACGGTTTCGGAAGCGCTTATTTTGTAGATGAAAATCTTGAAATTATGGAGCATAGAAACGATCAGAATCACCAGAGTAAGTAG
- the yiaA gene encoding inner membrane protein YiaA, which translates to MKKQGVSNAFVAASWIALGAGMVGFIVGLVRAEMQLNEKGYYFTILLYGLFAVISLQKAVRDRLENIKVTDIYYGICWFATISSIVLLTIGLFNATILPSEKGFYAFAFLLALFGAIAVQKNTRDNMMQE; encoded by the coding sequence ATGAAAAAACAAGGAGTTTCAAATGCATTCGTTGCAGCATCATGGATTGCTTTAGGAGCCGGAATGGTTGGTTTTATTGTCGGTTTGGTAAGGGCTGAAATGCAACTTAACGAAAAAGGTTACTACTTTACCATCCTACTCTACGGTTTATTTGCCGTAATTTCTTTACAAAAAGCAGTTCGTGACAGATTAGAAAACATCAAAGTCACCGATATTTATTACGGAATCTGTTGGTTTGCTACCATATCATCTATTGTTCTGTTAACTATAGGATTATTCAACGCAACCATCTTACCGAGTGAAAAAGGGTTTTATGCTTTTGCATTTTTACTGGCTTTATTTGGTGCAATCGCCGTTCAGAAGAATACCCGAGACAATATGATGCAGGAATAG
- the purE gene encoding 5-(carboxyamino)imidazole ribonucleotide mutase, translating to MVGIIMGSQSDLPIMELAANFLKSLDIPYELTVVSAHRTPERMFDYAKTAKERGLKVIVAGAGGAAHLPGMVASCTTLPVIGVPILSSNSIDGWDSVLSILQMPGGIPVATVALNGALNAGILAAKILGSGNEEIAQKLQVYQDTLKDKVLGTVDDIKAKHPNQYDL from the coding sequence ATGGTAGGAATTATTATGGGAAGTCAGAGCGACTTACCGATTATGGAATTGGCGGCTAATTTTCTGAAAAGTTTAGACATTCCTTACGAGCTGACTGTAGTTTCTGCTCACAGAACTCCGGAAAGAATGTTTGATTACGCAAAAACAGCCAAAGAAAGAGGATTGAAGGTAATCGTAGCCGGAGCTGGCGGAGCTGCCCATCTTCCGGGAATGGTTGCAAGCTGTACTACTTTACCAGTGATCGGAGTTCCTATACTTTCCAGCAATTCTATTGACGGTTGGGATTCTGTTTTATCTATTTTACAAATGCCGGGCGGAATTCCTGTAGCAACAGTTGCATTAAACGGAGCATTAAATGCGGGAATTTTAGCAGCAAAAATATTAGGAAGCGGAAACGAAGAAATCGCACAAAAACTACAGGTTTATCAGGATACTTTAAAAGATAAGGTTTTGGGAACTGTAGATGATATTAAAGCGAAGCATCCTAATCAATATGATCTTTAA
- the ahcY gene encoding adenosylhomocysteinase, with product MSTTTQYVPYKVKDISLAEWGRKEITLAEAEMPGLMSIREEYGPSQPLKGARIAGCLHMTIQTAVLIETLVALGAEVTWSSCNIFSTQDHAAAAIAAAGIPVYAWKGLNEEDFDWCIEQTLFFGEDRKPLNLILDDGGDLTNMVFDKYPEFTKDIKGLSEETTTGVHRLYERMKNGTLVMPAINVNDSVTKSKFDNKYGCKESAVDAVRRATDVMLAGKRVVVCGYGDVGKGTAASFRGAGSIVTVTEIDPICALQAAMDGYEVKRLDTVVDNADIVITTTGNFNIVRGEHFLKMKDKAIVCNIGHFDNEIDMAWLNENYGSTKSEVKPQVDIYTIEGKEVIILAEGRLVNLGCATGHPSFVMSNSFSNQTLAQIELWNNSEAYGNEVYMLPKHLDEKVAALHLKKLSVELETLSPEQAEYIGVDVKGPFKPEYYRY from the coding sequence ATGAGTACAACAACACAATACGTTCCTTATAAAGTTAAGGATATTTCCTTAGCAGAATGGGGAAGAAAAGAAATTACCCTTGCAGAAGCAGAAATGCCAGGTTTGATGTCAATCCGTGAAGAATACGGACCATCTCAACCATTGAAAGGAGCAAGAATCGCAGGATGTCTTCACATGACAATCCAGACTGCAGTTTTAATCGAAACTTTGGTTGCTCTGGGTGCTGAAGTTACTTGGTCTTCTTGTAACATTTTCTCTACACAAGATCACGCTGCTGCTGCAATCGCTGCTGCAGGAATTCCTGTGTATGCTTGGAAAGGTCTTAACGAAGAAGATTTCGACTGGTGTATCGAGCAGACTTTATTCTTCGGTGAAGACAGAAAACCATTGAACCTGATTTTGGATGATGGTGGAGATTTAACAAACATGGTTTTTGATAAATATCCTGAATTCACAAAAGATATTAAAGGACTTTCTGAAGAAACTACAACTGGTGTTCACAGATTGTACGAAAGAATGAAGAACGGAACTTTGGTAATGCCTGCAATCAACGTAAACGATTCAGTTACTAAATCTAAGTTCGACAACAAATACGGATGTAAAGAATCTGCAGTAGATGCTGTAAGAAGAGCGACTGACGTAATGTTGGCTGGAAAAAGAGTGGTAGTTTGCGGATACGGAGACGTAGGTAAAGGTACTGCAGCATCTTTCAGAGGAGCTGGTTCTATCGTTACGGTTACTGAAATCGATCCAATTTGTGCGCTTCAGGCTGCAATGGACGGTTACGAAGTAAAAAGATTAGATACTGTAGTTGATAACGCAGATATCGTAATCACTACGACTGGTAACTTCAACATTGTAAGAGGAGAGCACTTCCTTAAAATGAAAGACAAAGCTATCGTTTGTAACATCGGTCACTTCGATAATGAAATCGATATGGCTTGGTTGAACGAAAACTATGGTTCTACAAAATCTGAAGTTAAACCTCAAGTTGACATCTACACAATCGAAGGTAAAGAAGTAATTATTCTTGCTGAAGGTAGATTGGTAAACCTTGGTTGTGCTACAGGTCACCCATCTTTTGTAATGTCTAACTCTTTCTCTAACCAGACTTTGGCTCAAATCGAACTTTGGAACAATTCTGAAGCTTACGGAAACGAAGTTTACATGTTGCCTAAGCATTTAGATGAAAAAGTAGCTGCTCTTCACCTTAAAAAATTAAGCGTTGAGTTGGAAACTCTTTCTCCTGAACAAGCTGAGTACATCGGTGTTGACGTGAAAGGACCTTTCAAACCTGAGTATTACAGATACTAA
- a CDS encoding sulfite exporter TauE/SafE family protein → MSEIIILFLGAISAGLLGSLTGLGGGVIIIPLLTLGFGVPMHYAIGASLISVIGTSSGAAVAFVKEGFTNMRIGMFLEIATTSGAIVGALVSGMLNPNTIGIIFASILLLTVILNLKGKPDHQEALIKGSLEDKLKLYGTFPDKGVVKNYAARNTIPGFFMMMFAGAMSGLLGIGSGALKVLAMDNMMRLPFKVSTTTSNFMIGVTAVASSLIYFQRGEIIPVIVAPVLVGVVVGSFIGSKTLMVSKTKKLKTFFAIVITILSVYMMYNGIRSNFS, encoded by the coding sequence ATGTCGGAGATCATTATTCTTTTTCTTGGCGCTATCTCGGCCGGGCTTTTAGGTTCACTCACCGGTTTGGGAGGTGGAGTTATCATTATCCCTTTATTAACGCTTGGTTTCGGTGTTCCTATGCATTATGCAATTGGTGCTTCATTGATTTCGGTGATCGGAACTTCTTCCGGAGCCGCCGTTGCATTCGTAAAAGAAGGCTTTACCAATATGAGGATCGGAATGTTTTTGGAGATCGCAACCACTTCAGGAGCAATTGTGGGAGCTTTGGTTTCCGGAATGCTAAATCCGAATACCATCGGGATCATCTTTGCAAGTATTCTTTTGCTTACAGTTATTTTAAATCTTAAAGGAAAACCCGATCATCAGGAAGCTTTAATTAAAGGAAGCCTGGAAGATAAACTGAAATTGTACGGAACTTTCCCCGATAAAGGTGTTGTGAAAAACTATGCCGCAAGAAATACCATTCCCGGATTTTTTATGATGATGTTTGCAGGAGCAATGTCCGGACTTTTAGGAATCGGTTCCGGTGCTTTGAAAGTATTGGCAATGGATAATATGATGAGGTTACCTTTCAAAGTTTCTACAACGACAAGTAATTTTATGATTGGTGTAACTGCAGTTGCAAGTTCATTGATTTATTTCCAGAGAGGAGAAATTATTCCGGTAATTGTAGCACCTGTTTTAGTAGGTGTTGTGGTTGGAAGTTTTATAGGATCTAAAACTTTAATGGTTTCAAAAACAAAAAAACTGAAGACATTTTTCGCAATTGTTATTACGATTCTTTCAGTTTACATGATGTATAACGGTATTAGAAGCAATTTCTCATGA
- a CDS encoding 5-(carboxyamino)imidazole ribonucleotide synthase: protein MKIGILGGGQLGRMLIQEALKYDDEFYTLDPASDAPCHNISHFTQGSFNDYETVLNFGKDKDVVTIEIEHVNADALAELENQGVKVVPNAQIIKTIQQKILQKQFYKAHDIPSPDFEIMDGSSDEIKMPLPFVQKMNTGGYDGKGVQVIRTNEDMKNLWIQDSVLEKLIDIEKELSIIVAKNENGETQIFPVTEMVADPKLNLLDFNICPVFLSEDIEDQIDSITEKFLNAVNSPGLFAIELFLDKEGKVWVNETAPRLHNSGHQSQEGNANSQFEQMYRVVKNLPLADTDAVIYSGMLNLVGTEGFSGKVIYEGMEEVLKLPETYIHLYGKTETKPGRKMGHINVLAESREELMEKLIQVKAMVRVIA from the coding sequence ATGAAAATAGGAATTTTGGGTGGTGGCCAGCTCGGTAGGATGTTGATTCAAGAAGCGTTGAAGTATGACGATGAATTTTATACTTTAGATCCGGCTTCAGATGCACCTTGTCATAATATTTCGCATTTTACACAAGGAAGTTTCAATGATTACGAAACAGTTTTAAACTTCGGAAAAGATAAAGATGTAGTAACCATTGAAATTGAACATGTAAATGCAGATGCTTTGGCTGAACTTGAAAATCAAGGGGTGAAAGTGGTTCCGAATGCACAGATTATTAAAACCATTCAGCAGAAAATTCTTCAAAAGCAGTTTTATAAAGCTCATGATATTCCAAGCCCAGATTTTGAAATTATGGATGGAAGTTCAGATGAAATAAAGATGCCGCTTCCTTTCGTACAAAAAATGAATACAGGTGGATATGACGGAAAAGGAGTTCAGGTTATCCGTACGAATGAAGACATGAAAAATCTCTGGATACAGGATTCTGTTCTTGAAAAATTAATTGATATTGAAAAAGAACTTTCAATAATTGTTGCCAAAAACGAAAACGGAGAAACTCAAATTTTCCCTGTAACGGAAATGGTTGCTGATCCTAAGCTAAATTTGCTTGACTTTAATATTTGTCCGGTTTTCTTGAGTGAAGATATTGAAGATCAAATCGATTCAATTACTGAAAAATTCCTGAATGCAGTAAATTCTCCTGGACTTTTTGCAATTGAATTATTTTTGGATAAAGAAGGAAAAGTTTGGGTGAATGAAACGGCCCCAAGACTTCACAATTCAGGACACCAAAGCCAGGAAGGAAATGCCAATTCGCAATTCGAACAAATGTATCGAGTGGTAAAAAATCTTCCTTTGGCAGATACAGATGCCGTTATTTACAGCGGAATGCTGAATTTAGTTGGAACAGAAGGCTTTTCAGGAAAAGTAATTTATGAAGGAATGGAAGAGGTTTTAAAACTTCCGGAAACCTACATTCATCTTTACGGAAAAACAGAAACCAAACCCGGAAGAAAAATGGGACACATCAATGTTTTGGCAGAATCAAGAGAAGAATTGATGGAAAAGTTGATACAGGTGAAAGCAATGGTAAGAGTAATTGCTTAA
- a CDS encoding DMT family transporter: MKNYKLTLAILTVAIVWGTTFLSIRVAVETIPAWFVAGIRQFLAGIIMLMILLFRKEFKWIGWKNLGYQIIFSTLMLVIANGMTTVAEETVTSSLASLMSACSPIAVFLGSVAFGLQKFSFRALIGIILCFSGILFIFWDGLNDLSNPDYLMGIIFLFAAILGWASGTIFTKKLNLQSKNITLNLFYQFLFAGVVQLCFAFLFSETYNFENWSIKSISAMLYLAVFGSVAAFFAFHYALTKISPVQVSILAYINTIISIFLSWLILDEKISAKFIIAAVLIIAGVFIINYNPELFKRKKIEENSI, translated from the coding sequence TTGAAAAATTATAAACTTACTTTAGCGATTCTCACTGTAGCCATTGTTTGGGGAACTACCTTTTTATCTATTCGTGTGGCTGTAGAAACTATTCCGGCATGGTTTGTTGCGGGAATCCGTCAGTTTTTAGCAGGAATAATAATGTTGATGATACTTTTGTTCAGAAAAGAATTCAAATGGATTGGCTGGAAAAATCTAGGGTATCAGATTATTTTTTCAACGTTAATGCTCGTTATTGCCAACGGAATGACTACCGTGGCCGAAGAAACCGTAACCAGTAGTTTAGCTTCATTAATGAGTGCTTGTTCGCCTATTGCAGTCTTTTTAGGAAGTGTGGCTTTTGGATTACAAAAATTCAGCTTTAGGGCCTTAATTGGAATTATACTGTGTTTTAGTGGTATTCTTTTTATATTTTGGGATGGGCTGAATGATTTATCAAATCCAGATTATTTAATGGGCATTATTTTTCTTTTTGCTGCCATTTTAGGATGGGCATCGGGAACTATTTTCACCAAAAAATTAAACCTTCAAAGCAAAAATATCACGCTTAATCTTTTTTACCAATTTCTATTTGCGGGAGTTGTACAGCTTTGTTTTGCTTTTCTTTTTTCAGAAACTTATAATTTCGAAAACTGGAGTATAAAAAGTATTTCGGCAATGCTTTATCTTGCAGTTTTTGGTTCTGTAGCGGCTTTTTTTGCATTTCATTATGCTTTAACAAAAATTTCTCCGGTACAGGTTTCAATTTTAGCTTACATTAATACGATTATTTCTATATTTTTAAGCTGGCTGATTTTAGATGAAAAAATTTCGGCTAAATTTATCATTGCAGCAGTACTGATTATCGCCGGAGTTTTTATTATTAATTATAATCCGGAACTTTTTAAGAGAAAAAAGATTGAAGAAAACTCGATTTAA
- the gloA2 gene encoding SMU1112c/YaeR family gloxylase I-like metalloprotein: protein MKIHHIAIICSDYEVSKKFYTEILGLNMIREVYREERQSYKLDLAIGEHYVIELFSFPNPPQRPSRPESCGLRHLAFSVENVNEKREELIQKGLNCEEIRIDEFTGKEFFFTQDPDDLPLEFYEN from the coding sequence ATGAAAATCCATCATATCGCCATTATCTGCTCAGATTACGAAGTTTCAAAAAAATTTTATACCGAAATTTTAGGTTTAAATATGATCCGTGAAGTTTATAGAGAAGAAAGACAATCTTATAAATTAGATTTAGCCATCGGAGAACATTACGTTATCGAGCTTTTTTCTTTTCCCAATCCACCGCAACGACCTTCAAGACCAGAATCTTGTGGTTTAAGACATTTAGCTTTCTCTGTGGAAAATGTTAATGAAAAACGCGAAGAATTAATTCAAAAAGGATTAAACTGTGAAGAAATCCGCATCGATGAGTTTACCGGAAAAGAGTTTTTCTTTACGCAAGATCCAGATGATTTACCGCTTGAATTTTATGAGAATTAA
- a CDS encoding DUF1634 domain-containing protein has translation MRKDFTDVDLNRSVGNLLRLGVILSVITSLIGFVKLFMEGFQMPRKYKLLDMGTSSEKVWSHFWETLCKGEGMAIIQLGILMLIFTPLMRIIFALIGYLKEKDYVYVIISSIVLAIMAISFFTGYAH, from the coding sequence ATGAGAAAAGATTTTACAGATGTTGATCTTAACCGTTCTGTTGGAAATCTCCTTCGTTTGGGCGTTATTTTATCGGTTATCACTTCGCTGATTGGTTTTGTGAAGCTTTTCATGGAAGGTTTTCAAATGCCAAGAAAATACAAGCTTCTCGACATGGGAACTTCTTCAGAAAAAGTCTGGAGCCATTTTTGGGAAACGCTTTGCAAAGGTGAAGGAATGGCAATTATTCAACTTGGAATTCTGATGCTTATTTTCACGCCTTTGATGAGAATTATTTTCGCGCTAATCGGTTATCTTAAAGAAAAAGATTATGTTTATGTAATCATTTCTTCAATTGTTTTGGCAATTATGGCGATTAGTTTCTTTACGGGTTATGCGCATTAA